ACGTATATATGTACGCCTCCCGGTTGTTACCCTATACTCTCcttccgtatcaaaatataagacatgTTTTTTGACACTGTCATAGTGTTTAAAACCTCCCTTATTTAATAgaagaggcaaatcttttgcctccgtttcaaaaaaagaaATAGTGTTTAAAACCGTCTTACATTTTGACAGAGAGGGAGTACTTAATTATTATCCCTTAGGTCTTAACATCAAAACTACAACACCTTTCACGAGAGAAGGACATGGATacacttagagcaagtacaatagagctgagtcagctggctataagaaataaactagtatattcttATAGCTCGCGCGCGGTCTCATGCGTCGACCACGGTGAGGGCTCTCTTGGTTGGTTGTTCTCGGTTAACTCGGAGTCACCTTGTCACCTGTCCTAAGGGCTCCAAATTCAAATCCTAAGTAGGATGATGTACGTACAAGTACAACACTAGCTTGAGCATCAAAAGTCACGCACACACATGCACGAGCACGATCGATTGCCACGCACTCTACTTGATTTGATGTACGTACTGTACGTAGCTAGCAAATTCACGTGCAGTAGAATATATTCCCTACCTCTGCAGTAGATCAAGCCATATAGCTATGGCAACTACTCCCTGTTTCTGTGCAAGTCAACTATTTGTAAGTTTGAccaaaattataaaataaaataaCAACATCTGCAATACCTAACAGATAAAATATGAAACTAGTTTTCACGATGTATCATATGATATAAATTATGTATTTGTGGATATTGATacattttaaaaaaaaaatcgGTCAAACGTGCACtcatttgacttttgaaaaaacaaatacaccttatataaaggaatggagggagtatataggtATATTTCTCATCCCTTTTGCATGCAGGATGCAGCTACACCCCACCATACACCTACACTTGTTTACTTTACTTTACTTTATTTATATTGGCCACCAACGACAAGCACACAACTTATTAACCGGTCGATATTTGTATCGCCTCGCAAGAAACAAAGCTAACAAATCAccatgcatgcgtgcgtgcataATAATGCTACATATGTAAGTAATCTGAGACTCTCTCTTTCTTTTACTAGAAAAAGCTGATTGAAAAGCTAGATAGTCGGATAGTGGTATATCTTTTGCACGCAGGTGATCGGAGCTAGTAAAGCTAGCCAAGAGAATAAGTACTTGTACTAACTATAAAACCAAAGTATAGATACCATATGTTGTGTTGAGTGCTATCAACCCCATTAAGCTATACGTACAATTAATAGCTATACGTAAGTTGCATGGATTCGCAAATTTTTGAGTAAGTCAATTTTGTGGTAGGAGCAACAGTTTATAAAGGAGGAAAAAGGCtggagaaagaagaaagaaggacgGCCGTTAAATCTTAATCCAATGATCAAGAAAATCGACGTATCCAAAAATGATAATTCAGGCGACTCACGTATAATCGGCCCCACTAAGCTACGCGTTGCACTGTATGACTCTTAACGGGTTCCTTCCTCGTACCAAACAAACCCAACACATCATATGCATGACTGACAAACTACTAACCTTCTGCCTTCGTACGCGCGCGTGACACTACTccagtttcttcaattccttccaaTTATATTGGTGCAagcttaaataaataaataaataaatagaaaaccCATATGGTGCCATATAATGTGTTCACAAGGAACAACCCTCTTCTTGCTGCAAGTGACTTTGCTTTAGTTAAGCACCGCATATATATAGGACCAGATGACAACAGTAACCCAAACAAAGACCATCTTTCCTTAACACAACTCGATCATCTAGTAGCTAGGACGCAACACCTCTAGAGAGACAAGTTGGTCCAAAAACAAGATTAGATTCCCAGGATGCTACTTGACTGCAGTTTGTGATGGGGGCAATGAGCACAGGAATCAGAAAAAAACAAAGTGTTACTTGACTGCAGTTTGTGATGATGAACAAGAATACCTTGCTCATCTCATTGACAATCCTTCCACCACGACCAATAACTTATTGGCACCCATATATATGCTCATCAGCAACGGCAATAGTGGCAGATTCTTCTTGGGCATCCTTGTTAACAGGTGATCTCATTCGAGTGCTTGGCTGAAAAAAATCTGCAAGTCAAGCAAGTTTAGCTTGGCTTGTTGAGTTGAATCATGCCCACACGAGAAACATTTTATGTACGATATAAAGTCATTTCTGCACCCAATAGAAAATTATTGAGATTAAGTGATGGAATGTTTTCTTCTACTGATGCAGAAAAATATTAGTACGAGATGTGGTGTAGAGCAGACAAACCATCTAGTAAAATAAATGCCATGTCAAGGGGATCGATGTACGTTTAAAGGAAAGACAGACAAATAATGCACCTAAGTGTTGAGAACAGGAATTTAATTTTCATTCATCGCCCTCATTGGTCCGCCTTGAATTGCGCAGTGGGAGACAGATTAAAGTTATAATCCTAATTATATCTAGCTAGTTGGctgggaaatataatatccagattatAAAGATTTAAGCTAGAAACTGGACAAATAATTTGCATTCATTCTCCTGGCTAGAATTACAATGAGGGTTAGGGTAGACAAATAAACTACAAATAAACTACAATAATTTGCATTCATTCTTCTTCTTCATGTAAAGTAAAGCAATTAAGATTGTACTATGAAAACCATATGAGATGAGATGAAGTGAGATTACGCAAAACTCTATTCCAACAACAAAAACAAATGATCTCACCAACCAAAATTCTCATGCATCAGCACTAGTGCAATCCTGATTGGGCCATCCAACCGCGCAACAAATTAATTGTTTCAGTTCAACAATCCTCTCATCTTTGCTTGTCTTGGGTTTCATCAAACCCCTCCCAAGTACACTAGTAGTCATTTTTGCTGCTCCAGCAACGCAACGCAAAACCCACCAAAAAACAATTGCAACATCTCCTTCCTTCCTGCTCTACTACCACTACCACTACCACTACCATTTctatgctctgctctgctctgctttgCTGCATTGCTCCTGCTGAGGCTACTCCACAcaaggcctcctcccctcgccaCCCTGCTGGTTCCGCCCGCGGCGGCGACCCATGGCGTACGAGATGTGCTCCGCGATCATCGCCTCCGCGGCATCCACCGCCTCCCGCGTCCCGCTGATCACCACCTCCCTGCATGCCACACACACATGCATTGCAAGTCAGATTACATACACAGGCAGGTAACAGGTGTAACACTGACCGAAACCTGCTGTATGTCGTTGGTGCCCACCCACCTTTCCCTCATCCCAGGTAAGAGCTTCCCCTTGAACACCGTGATCAACACGCCCGTAGCCTGCATTCCAAACCATCACCGACAGACAGTTATTAGGCGAAACAGATCCGTTCAATTCTTCATTCCAAACCATCACCGACAGACAGTTATTAGGCAAAACACTACTCTGCAGTCAGTCAGTACTCAGTACCCAGGCGTCCACCGCCCTCTTCTTCTCAATGAAATCAAACTCGGTTCACTCGCTCCACTTGAGCACACCCTCACCATATGTATATATAGGACCAGAGTAATGGCAGTGACTCATGTACTCCCTCAGtgcgaaaaagcttgtcccaagcttgttcctcaaacggatgtatctagcactaacttggtgctagtgctagatacatccatttgagggacaagctttttcggacggagggagtaggagagAAGCTGGTGGTTGCGTTTCGATGATGCAGGCAATATATATACATACTATCATATATAATATGCATCATACCTGTTGGATCTCCTTGATGACCCTCCCACCACGACCAATGACGGCGCCCACGTACTCAGTCGCGACAGCGATGGTCAGAGTCCCTTGTACGTCTCTGCCGTCGTCGACGTCAGGTGACCCCACGGGAGTGTCGGGCTGGAGGAATCCAAGGAGAAGAAGATGGTTCGGTTGGTTAACTGGGTACGCATCCAGTATTATGTATATGAAAAGAAAATGTGGCAAGGTCcctgaatgatgatgatgatgacgatataTGAAGCAAAAAGGGACAAGGGTTTGCATATTCAAATCATACTAACAGATTGGTTGGAGTCAAGCCAACGGTTTCATTTCAGCTTATTCTGCTAATAAATTACTTGCTGCCAATATTTCATATTTCTTCTAGGCCAATATAACAGCCGGCACATGCTTTACATTTTCTGATTCATGAAGCATCAATCAAATAAACTAGAGAGAGACAGTAGTGAGGGTGGTGGACCTACCATATTTTACAACACTATAGTAACGAAGGACTATATAATTGTCTGCATGGAAAGGTTGTCCATTTAACATTGATTACCTTGTCACAGAAAATCAAGGTAACATTACAACAGAATAAGAGCAACAATAGAGAAGAGAGCCGGCCCCCTTTTCTTTTCGACAGAATAAGAGACATATGTTACTGCTGTCTCTGACCACTAGACAAGTACACTAGACACTTGTTAACAAGACAGCATGTACCGAGAAGCTTCATCGAATGGACCAACTATGCATTGCATGAAGAGAGGGCAGTCCAGATTAAGGGGTGACCGGATCACAGCATGTAAAGGTAGGTGTATTTCAGTTGGACAAGGATGACTTACCCTGCTGTGGTATCTCTCGACATGCTCATCTTGAGCATCACCGTCACACCCAACGCTTGAAACATGACAACGTGGAAAACCAACGCCTGAGTATTTTATTTCAGAAATGTGATTTAGCCAATTACTAGTTACTGCAAAAGGCAATGTGATATGAACTAGTCTAGTAGCTAGCAGCTCAATGCAGCAAACTGTAATAATATATACTAATCGATCGATCATGTTGATACGAAAGCATGGCAGAAACGATCAGGAAGCGACGTGTTTCTCAGGTTCCATCTTATCTTACTGCTGCAAGCCATTGATCTGTTGATAGACAGATAGTAATCCAGTAATAAACCAAAaatggctcaacaaggcagagagaagAGATGCAACGAGCTGAGTAGCAGGCAATGGAATGGATAAAACAAGAGAGAAATGAAAGGTGATATGTACTTTGGTAGGAGGATAAGTAGTGGACATCGTCAAGCAGCTCGGAGAGTATAAGGAATATGGCCTGCAGCTGATGTTCCAAGCGCCCGGTGATGTTAACCAGTCTGTCATTGAAACCGTAGCAGAGTCGGTGGTGTGAGACCGTGATGCCAGCATTTGACTCTTGAGCTAACCACCTAGTAgttagatgatgaagaaaacagatatcatcatcatcatcatcatcatcaaacttGGAACATGTGAGAAATATAGAGTAGAAATGAAATTAAAAAAGGGAAGAGGAAACATGCATGCCCCTGTTTATGCTCCCAGTCCGTCCCAGATTGAGATACacgataatatatatatatatatatatatatatatatatatatatatatatatatatatatatatatatatatattccaaatAGTAAACGCAAGCTAAAACCACCTCTGCTCTCAACAAGTGTGAAATACAATACTGTAGTAATAATGTTGGAGCAGATACACAGAGATGAGAATTCCAAACAATCATCCAAAATACACAAGTccacagcggcagcggcagcggcagcgggcaATCAATCAATCAGATGAAGATGATACAAACAATGTGGTGCAAACTGGTGGGATCATCCctctgaatgaatgaatgaatgaatgattcAAAGAGGAAGGGGAAAAAAACAGAGGAGAGCATACTTGATGAGCGTCCCTCCTTTGCCGATGAGCGCGCCGCAGCAGGCGTAGGGCACCACCAGCACCACCGTGTTGTCCGCCTGCTCGCCCTGCAATCACCACATCAGAGGATTGAATTGGATGGAGTCTCTGAATCATCGACTGTAACTAAAACTCTCAAGAAAGAAATGTTGAGCCTTTTGTTTGTTTACAGTACAGAGGAGCCTAGCCTGAAGGAAGATTCGACTGGTTAGTTTGGGTACTGCAGTACCTGGTAGCGGGGGGGGATCTTGtggaggaggaggtcggcggcgTCCATGACGGCGCGGAAGGGGCCGGAGAGGAAGACGACGCGGCGGTCGGTGCCGGCGAGGATCTGGTCCCTGCCGGAGAGCGTGATGCGGGCGCCGGAGCCGGCCTCCTTCTCCATGGCGGCGATGGAGGACCCCGCGCTGCCGATGATGCGGCCGGCGTCGGCGTCGCGGACCAGGATCCTCGCGTGCGTCCGCCTCTCCCACATCGGGTCTGCGGCCCCATCCCATCCCATGGACAGACAGACAGATTGGAGATTAATTTGGATTTCAAGTAAGTAAAGCCCTCGCAAAACCCTCGTCGGAGCAGAGCAGAGGGCGGGGAATGCCTCTGCTCCGACGTCGGCGGCTCCTCTCCTCTCGTCGAGGAGGGCATCGTCGGAGCGGGAGGGGGCTCGGCTCGCCAGGCTTGTTCTTGTCGGAGAAGAAAGGGAGAGAGGAGGTACCTTGGTAGCGGTCGTCGtcggtggccggcggcggggaggagcccATGGCGACggccgacggcgacggcgaggacggACGGAATGGAACAGGGGAGGGGAAAAAGCCCAAAGGTGGCGTCTTTTCCTTGCTTGCTTGTCTCCCTCTTTCGCCTCCAAAGCAATAATCCTAGACCTACGGGCCTGTTACAGGCAAGTTACGAGAAGCCCTTCGCTACTTCTCTTCGCCCCCCCTGATTTTCACCGGGGTGGCCCCGCTTCCTGCCCTTCTTGCCAATCAAACCATGCCATGTCAGCGTGTAATTAGTCTCAGCCTGTAAATGTCCGTACGTGTAGCATTACTGGCCTCCAAAGTCCAAAGATGCAAACCAAAACAAAAACCAGATGAGACCGGCCAGCAGAGGAGCGGGCCCCGCATGTCAGCGGCACATCAACCAGTGctgtcttttttttttttttgcttttttttatgCAAGTATAAATCATCGCCCTCCAATGCGTGCGGCGAGGTTTTCTTACATGTTACCAGCCACACTAGCCTCTAACAAGAAAGCAAAGATGGCAGAGATAAACCTGCACAACATCTGGATCAATGGCCCCTAGTGATGTAAACGCTCTTTATAGTATGTCTTTACTTTACGGAGGTAGGGAGTTGAGCGGCCTAATCAACATTGTTGTATAGTATGAGTCAAAGTGGTTTCTCTTTTGTTGCTTCCTTGTGTGATTTAATCTAGTTATTAGTaggatttctttctttcttttttaaaaaaatgttcttagTTCATTAGTGGTTGACAGAATTGGATTACAAATCTCTTGTCCCATGTAGTCTagtcctaaaccctaaaccatacCACCCTTCAACAAAACCCACACCATATCCATATCCTACTAGAACTAGACTGGACTAGCTGCACACCACACCACAGCGCAGCGCagtaccaaaccaaaccaaaccaaaatcAAGGAAAATCCCTGTCTCTGTCTCTACATTACACCATTGCAAATCCATCCTCCCCCctcccaaaataaagagaaacaactcctcctagctcctcctcctcctcctcactccaAGGCCGCCGGCACCGGCTCTTCTTCCGACTTCTCCTCGGGCACCggcgcttcctcctcctcctcctcctcctcaggcaCCCGCGCCTCCGCCTCAGCCACCGGGACAGGCTTGTGCAGGGTCGACGTGCCGTGGAACACCGTCGGTCGCCCGCCCTTGAGGTGCTCCAGCAGCTGCAACACACCACACACACATTAGCCATCAACCTCCCTTGTATCTACCAACGCAGCGTGACATGACAGAGGACGACTGCAAAAGGCACACCTTGTCCTGGGTTATCGTGCCGAACCCGAACCGCTGCGTCCAGATCGACACCGCCTCCTCTGCCGCCGGCAGCACAAAGTGCTTCACCTTGAGGGACGACAGCAGCCGCTCGATGCACGCAAACAGCGCCTGGAAGTacccctgcatgcatgcatgctcacACAGTCATTAGTTGGTTCACCTTGAGCTTTATTACTTGCTTGGTTTACTGCTCTAGGTAGGCTTCTTCTTTTTCCCCCTTCTTTTGGCTACAAACAGCCAAACAGGCATCACTTGTTTACACGGATAATACAATATAATAGACATCGACTTACCAAGCCTTGGTTATCCCTGCTCGTCGCGACCAAGGGGAGCTCCGCGGCTACGTTGCCCATGACACGGAAGAGTCCAGCAGAAACCACCGTCTT
This portion of the Triticum dicoccoides isolate Atlit2015 ecotype Zavitan chromosome 7A, WEW_v2.0, whole genome shotgun sequence genome encodes:
- the LOC119332032 gene encoding protein BTR1-like isoform X1; translation: MGSSPPPATDDDRYQDPMWERRTHARILVRDADAGRIIGSAGSSIAAMEKEAGSGARITLSGRDQILAGTDRRVVFLSGPFRAVMDAADLLLHKIPPRYQGEQADNTVVLVVPYACCGALIGKGGTLIKWLAQESNAGITVSHHRLCYGFNDRLVNITGRLEHQLQAIFLILSELLDDVHYLSSYQSVGFPRCHVSSVGCDGDAQDEHVERYHSRPDTPVGSPDVDDGRDVQGTLTIAVATEYVGAVIGRGGRVIKEIQQATGVLITVFKGKLLPGMRERWVGTNDIQQGGGDQRDAGGGGCRGGDDRGAHLVRHGSPPRAEPAGWRGEEALCGVASAGAMQQSRAEQSIEMVVVVVVVVEQEGRRCCNCFLVGFALRCWSSKNDY
- the LOC119332032 gene encoding protein BTR1-like isoform X2: MGSSPPPATDDDRYQDPMWERRTHARILVRDADAGRIIGSAGSSIAAMEKEAGSGARITLSGRDQILAGTDRRVVFLSGPFRAVMDAADLLLHKIPPRYQGEQADNTVVLVVPYACCGALIGKGGTLIKWLAQESNAGITVSHHRLCYGFNDRLVNITGRLEHQLQAIFLILSELLDDVHYLSSYQSVGFPRCHVSSVGCDGDAQDEHVERYHSRPDTPVGSPDVDDGRDVQGTLTIAVATEYVGAVIGRGGRVIKEIQQATGVLITVFKGKLLPGMREREVVISGTREAVDAAEAMIAEHISYAMGRRRGRNQQGGEGRRPCVE